The Raphanus sativus cultivar WK10039 chromosome 2, ASM80110v3, whole genome shotgun sequence DNA segment TTGGGAACGACGTTTTCCAGAGACCAGCCAGAACTTGAATCGGCTTTTCGCCCGTAAGCCTTGATCGACGAGACCGAGTCTTGATAGAactgcgatcctccgatgatcataTTTATTCTCTAGGGATTGTTGTTGTTCCCTTGATTGTCCTATCTCCTTCTGCGCTTCTTGCCTGACTAATTTTCGGGGGCTTTGTTTTCGGGAGCGGCCTTATCAGTTTTTGGAGAAGGTCTTTCATGCCAGTGACCTTCGATAGGTCAGCTGAGAGGAACTTGGCAGCGAGTCTCTCACCGAGAACCTCGCAATTGGCCATGGAATGTCCTCTCCGCTGAGAGGAACTCGCAGAAAGAGTTATCCTTGAACTGGTTCCTTGTCCAGGTGTTCCCGGAGGTTCTACCCTGTTCCGAGTTGATGGCGTAGTTATTCAAGCcctggacgtcttccccttcgtgatggatatacttgtcgttacgagaggatTTCTTTTTGGAGGATGGTTTCTGCGAAACATGCTTCTGCGCTAAGACTTTCATCTCTTCCTCCATGGCGATGAAATCCGTTGGCCTATGGAAGGTATCCTGGATTGTCCGCGGTTTTTCCAGAGATATCCAGTTTCGGAACTTTGACCTGTACTAGAGGGTTTTTCTTAGGGTGTCAATCGTGACTTTGTCGCTGGTACCTGTTATCCTGGCCATTACCCGTTTGAACCTTCTCATGAAGTCGTGGAGTGATTCGTCTTCCTTTTGGGATAGACTCCATAAGTCCACGTCGGAGGTTTCTCTTTCCATAAACATGGAATATTGCTTGAGAAACTTCCAATAGAATTTTTTCGGAGACGAGAGATTAACTCGAACGCGGCGCCTCTGAGATTTTCGACGAAAAGGAGGCAGTGGCCAGCGTCTCGTTCACGTTTCGGGAGTTTGCATCTTCCCATCGCAATTTGGAAGAACTGCAGATGCGCTTTTTGATCGGTGGTATCGTCGTAGTAGATAATTTTAATCTTCCCAGGGTCTGAGACGTTTGTTTCCGTGATCCGGGCGGTAAACGGAGTTTTTTTCGTGCTTCCTCGAGAAGTCTATCGATCTTGGGAGTGGCACTGGTTGCGTGGTGAAtttgcgattttaccgctttcacctcggctgcagtttttgcgATGTATTCGCGGAGATCGTGGATCTCGTTGTTGCTACCTGCGTTCTTCCGAGCTTGTCGGCGCTGGTTGCGATATATCCGAGTCTGGTCCTCGGCCAGCTCTTCCTGTTCTACCCAGTAGAgtttttcttcctcttccgTCATGGGTTTCTCGAAAGATACTCTCTGTCGAGCGGTCTGACTTCGGGTTCTCCTGGGATGGACATCGTCGTCCGAATGATCCGATTGGTCGCTGATGTCCAAATCGATTTGTTCGATGTCGTCCGCTTAGTTTTCCTATGCGGGGGTGGAAGGTTTTTCGAGGCCGTTTGCCGTCCTGCTGGAGACGTTTGATGGGGATTTTGTTCCGTTGGCTCCCTCGGGGCGTATTTGCCTCGATTGCCGGGAGTTCCGAAATTGAGTCTTCTGCCGCGTCTAACCTTAGTGACTCCACTTGGGAGTTTGCTCTTCGCTGTTAAGGTTTCGACATGTTTCGCGAGTGAGGTCATTAGTTTTTCCTGTTcgtccgaccgtttctgggcggaaGCGAAAAGTTCCTTCATCTGGTTTAGCATTGCGGTGTTTTCCTCTCCAGTGACTGTGGATGCGTTTCCAGCCGGTATCTTCTCAACGCTGGCATCGACGGATGttccgtcgtgcgtttgctgATCTTTGTCGGTCTCAGTGGACATGGTTGACTgagcgtgcgtagttgcgagataGATAGATCCGTAACCCCCCTCCTTCTAgtgccaaactgtgggaaccaaGATTCACACCGTCAAATTTTGTTAAATCGGAGGAAAGtcaagtaaacctaactttccctgaaggtcccaGTTATCAGCTGGGCCACGCACAACACAAAAGTAGAGCAAAGGATCTTATTTCCAAATTCGCGTTTAAGCGTGAACAACAGGTAAGAGTGtcggggaaaaatatccagacatgaGTTTTCTCCAACTTCCGGctaggtcctcgacttccggacacttgctcaagaagaaatCAGGAACCGACCCCTGCCTTGGGTCCgacccctagatcggaccgaccccttggagtaaaatagaagttttctacctaaggggaaacttcaatttttctgattatggaagagttctattacttgaagccgacatctacaactataaaaagaGAGCCCAAAcactagaataagggatcgactttcGGAGACTagaagattagagtttaggcgactagaactagtGTTTATACACCCAAACATTGTAGTCCCGATCAAAAacactcaataacatcttctagtttacgatttctcttgctttcatactaatcctctagtgttccgtagcacttaaacgatactacacaaaaataccctaacagttttgtgctagaaggaggggagtgatccaactacgtgacgatggaATTAGAGGACGACGCTAACCAGACGGAGATGACTCCGAGAAAGATCGAGCTCCTCAACAAGCTCGAATTTCTCCAGACTCGGAGGTCCTGAACTTCTCCTCGatgttcaaaccctaaaagaccaacttggagaGCACTCCAAGCTACTACAGcaaagcgccgagaagctagacgccattgaggcggagaatcttgtcctccgacaagagaaccataCCCTCGGTGAAGCTAGCAACAAGCGAAAGTGGTTCTGGACTAAGGTATGACCCATGGCTTCACTCAACACTCCGCGCGACAGTGAAGAGGTACCTCGTCGACCCGCCTCAACCGAAGACGAACCCGAAAGCCGAGGAGCCGCGAACAGTAGGACCCGAGTACAAGTAGATAGCGATTCCGATACGGAGGACGAGGAGTATTCACCCGATGATCCTGAGATCTCAGATCCGGCCCTAGCAGCCTACTTAGAAAGAGTGGTCTCCGAAAGGTTcggcaccattcaatctatggtagaaaggctcccagggCAACTCCTCCTATTCGAAGAAGCAATCAGgggtcctactccgatacacctttcgtggaagagattgcttcggtGGAGATGCCGCGAAAATTCTCTTTCCCaagcataaagatgtatgaaggTACTGGGGATCCCGACAATCATATTTctcagtacaagcaacgcatgctagcagtagcaatccctcgggatgcacgggaagctaccatgtgcaaagTGTTCGGATCGACCTTGACCGGCCCTGCTCTTCAGTGGTATATCCACCTGCCCATCAAATCCATCAAATCCTTTGCAGCCATTAGCGATAAGTTCATGGAGCAGTTCACTAGCAGCCGTGACCTAGAGAAGAACTCGGATGATCTCTATGAGATCATCCAGCATAGGAATGAGCCCCTTCGTTCTTACATAGCTCTCATCAACCAGGCGAAGGTAGCTATTCCtgagtgcaacgctgatacggctatctcagccttCAAGAGGGGTCTACTTCCAGAGGGATACCTttacaaggagctgatcaaataAAAGTGCAGAATTATGGAAGGCGTGAtgtctcgtgcttgggctcaagtaagatgggaagaagatgtcGCTAGTAGGGCTAAGGCCGGTCCGAAGTATGATCAGAAGTCATCAAAGCCTACAAGGAGTGAACGCGACGAGCCTttaatagtgctcaaattacccagtagagcttactctctcaaataagaggtacagctgtagtacttagggatcgaatcacgaggagctagggaaccaattaaataaaatctactaatcaatcctaggcaaggttggtatATATGATggaataaaagtaacaattcctaaaatgagcaaggtagttgctctaactacaatatgatgggttgtttaaatgtgataaagagtgctagacatagggtttcaattcaggaatggagattataatctctataaatgctttaacaagttgcttgcatgatactatagatctcagccgcttaactcaagtgaagtatcactggttaaataatctagatctctggcctcaactgtcgtaatgttggcgcagaaaaagagtcggtcgatatctttttgagatatcgagcgatacacctttcgcagcgccgatcgattcacctgtcgggatatcgatcgacggcttctagatctgcctattcttatcagctacatcgatcgacaactcaggatgagtatcgatcgattataatcgcaatgttgacttccgacttagtcttgaatggtcaactcgggtatatcatctcttgtactccaaaatgctccaaaaacatcactttctcacaaaatgctcctgaacctgaaaacatacctaacaggctagaaaacagattaaatatataataaaatactagtataccatggttaaaaacgggtaaaatccatggtatattaactcccccagacttactcctttgctttttCTCAAGCAAAAaaagtagtctttggaaaaagtttgaaaacaaggaactcaaagattcaaaatattgaagtcatcactctatgggtttgcaattcatgtctaaacatcctaatcacaaaag contains these protein-coding regions:
- the LOC130508532 gene encoding uncharacterized protein LOC130508532, which produces MCKVFGSTLTGPALQWYIHLPIKSIKSFAAISDKFMEQFTSSRDLEKNSDDLYEIIQHRNEPLRSYIALINQAKVAIPECNADTAISAFKRGLLPEGYLYKELIK